In Corynebacterium guangdongense, one DNA window encodes the following:
- a CDS encoding rhomboid family intramembrane serine protease, which yields MRTFLNHAPVTAALASVSVIVWLITAFQSGSMTNSTLGSPLADAMMFWGPYVMSSDYGVLRAITASFLHLDAAHVTMNIVMLLLVGWFTERHLGHGVFALTYLAGGVASYAAVLWAAPLTPTAGASGALYALMVILVAVLARQGQDLRAPLVLVAVNVGYTLLVPGVSLWGHLGGLLLGVLLAWPVTSRMPMFRWAAAICGLSLALVVFVWQSAALHI from the coding sequence ATGCGCACATTCCTCAATCATGCCCCGGTGACGGCGGCGCTGGCGTCGGTGAGCGTCATCGTGTGGCTCATCACCGCTTTCCAGTCGGGTTCGATGACGAACTCCACGCTGGGTTCCCCGCTTGCCGACGCCATGATGTTCTGGGGCCCCTACGTCATGTCCAGCGATTATGGCGTCCTCCGGGCAATCACGGCGAGTTTCCTCCACCTCGATGCAGCACACGTGACAATGAACATCGTCATGCTCCTGCTGGTCGGCTGGTTCACGGAGCGGCATCTGGGGCATGGGGTGTTCGCGCTGACGTATCTCGCCGGCGGGGTCGCCTCCTACGCCGCGGTGCTGTGGGCCGCCCCGTTGACACCGACCGCGGGCGCATCGGGAGCGTTGTACGCGCTGATGGTCATCCTGGTCGCCGTGCTGGCCAGACAAGGGCAGGATCTGCGTGCTCCGCTGGTACTGGTAGCGGTCAACGTGGGATACACACTTCTCGTGCCGGGGGTCAGCCTGTGGGGACACCTCGGCGGGCTGCTCCTCGGAGTGCTGCTCGCGTGGCCTGTGACGTCCCGCATGCCCATGTTCCGTTGGGCCGCGGCGATCTGCGGCCTCAGTCTCGCTCTTGTCGTGTTCGTCTGGCAGTCCGCGGCTCTCCACATTTAG